A window of the Lagopus muta isolate bLagMut1 chromosome 1, bLagMut1 primary, whole genome shotgun sequence genome harbors these coding sequences:
- the TTLL1 gene encoding polyglutamylase complex subunit TTLL1 has product MAGKVKWVTDIEKSVLINNFEKRGWIQVAENEDWNFYWMSVQTIRNVFSVETGYRLSDDQIVNHFPNHYELTRKDLMVKNIKRYRKELEKEGSPLAEKDENGKYIYLDFVPVTFMLPADYNLFVEEFRKNPSSTWIMKPCGKAQGKGIFLINKLSQIKKWSRDSKTSSFVSQSSKEAYVISLYINNPLLIGGKKFDLRLYVLVSTYRPLRCYMYKLGFCRFCTVKYTPSTSELDNMFVHLTNVAIQKHGDDYNHIHGGKWTVSNLRLYLESTRGKEVTNKLFDEIHWIIVQSLKAVAPVMNNDKHCFECYGYDIIIDDKLKPWLIEVNASPSLTSSTANDRILKYNLINDTLNIAVPNGEIPDCKWNKSPPKEVLGNYEVLYDEEMAQSDGSDRDLRSRSGQSTGTKGNRGRDSGKPVLTTWK; this is encoded by the exons ATGGCAGGAAAAGTGAAGTGGGTAACTGACATAGAAAAATCAGTTCTAATAAACAACTTTGAAAAAAGAGGCTGGATTCAGGTGGCAGAAAATGAGGACTGGAATTTTTATTG gATGAGTGTACAAAcaatcagaaatgttttcagtgtggAAACTGGTTACCGCCTTTCTGATGACCAAATCGTCAACCATTTCCCCAATCACTACGAACTGACCAGAAAAGATTTGATGGTAAAGAACATCAAACGGTATAGGAAAGAActtgagaaggaaggaagtcCTCTTgcagaaaaggatgaaaatggaaaatatatttatttgg ATTTTGTTCCAGTAACTTTTATGCTTCCTGCTGATTACAATCTCTTCGTTGAAGAATTCAGAAAGAATCCTTCCAGCACTTGGATTATGAAACCTTGTGGTAAAGCTCAGGGAAAAGGAATATTTCTAATCAATAAACTgtctcaaattaaaaaatggtcTCGAGATAGCAAAACATCCTC GTTTGTATCTCAGTCTTCCAAGGAAGCCTATGTGATTTCTCTCTACATCAACAATCCATTACTGATTGGGGGAAAGAAATTTGACCTTCGTCTGTATGTTTTGGTATCTACGTATCGCCCACTGAGATGTTACAT GTATAAACTTGGATTTTGCCGATTTTGCACAGTAAAATATACACCAAGTACCAGTGAACTGGATAACATGTTTGTACATCTTACAAATGTTGCCATTCAGAAACATGGG GATGATTACAATCATATCCATGGAGGCAAGTGGACAGTGAGTAACTTGCGCCTGTATCTGGAAAGCACCCGTGGAAAGGAAGTTACAAACAAGTTATTTGATGAAATTCACTGGATAATCGTGCAGTCGCTGAAGGCTGTTGCG CCTGTAATGAATAACGATAAACATTGCTTTGAGTGCTATGGATATGACATTATCATTGATGACAAGCTTAAGCCATGGCTAATTGAG gttaATGCTTCCCCTTCTCTTACTTCCAGTACTGCTAATGATCGCATCTTGAAGTATAATCTCATTAATGACACACTGAACATTGCTGTGCCTAATGGGGAAATTCCAGACTGTAAATGGAATAAATCTCCACCTAAAGAGGTTCTTGGCAATTATGAAGTCTT ATATGATGAAGAGATGGCGCAAAGCGATGGTTCTGATCGTGACTTGCGAAGTCGTTCCGGGCAATCCACTGGAACAAAAGGAAATCGTGGGAGAGATTCAGGAAAGCCTGTACTGACCACCTGGAAATAA